The Deinococcota bacterium genomic sequence GCGCGGGTCGATCATCAGGTAGCCTTGCAACGTCTCGATGGTCCTGTAGGCCTGCAACTTCTCGCGCCGGTCGGTGGCCTCGGTGCTGGGCGAAAGGACCTCGGCGATAAAGCACGGGTACTGGAAGATTTTGGGGTCGGTGTCGCGCGGATCGCAGAGCACCATCACGTCCGGGTAGTAGTAGCGGTTTGAGCTTGCAATCCAGAGCTTGACGCCTTCAAACGCCACCCGGCAACCCCTGCCCCGCGCCTGCGCTCGCAGCAGCGTGTAGAGGGCGCCGGCCACCTCGTTGTGCTCGAGCGATTCACCGGGGAGGGCGTATACCACGCCATCGACGTACTCATGACGTTCGCTCGCCTGATCCTCGAAGGCCAAGTACTGCTGGGGTGTAAGGAGCCTCTGCGGCGTCAAAAGAGTCACGCCCTAGTCTAGCACCCGCGTGTCTACGCCAGCTACGAAGTCATCGCAAGGAACCACGAGCACCCGTGAGAGCGTCCCCAACATCGAGCGGCTCGAGCGGATGTTTGGATTCGAGCGCCCGGAAGAGGCGGGGCTTACCCACAATGTCAACACAACCTAGACAGCGGTCATAAGCCGCTCAAAGCGCTCACCCGATGCTTTTAGAACCAGGGCATCCGGTGGCCTCTTCGCGTAGCCGGACTTCCAACCCGGACTTCCAACCCGGACTTCCAACACTGTATCCAACACTGTATCCAACACTGTACATAACTGTACATAACTGTACATAACTGCACATAAGCGAGCACGCCTGTAGACTGTCAACGTGCCCCGCTCGCTCTACCTCCACGTGCCCTTCTGCCCAATCATCTGCCCCTACTGCGACTTTCACAAGATGAAGCGTGGAGGCGGCCTGGTCGAGGCCTATCTGGGGCGCCTCGAGGAGGAGGCTCGAGCCCTCCACGCGGAGTTCCCCACAACGCTCGACACCATCTACCTGGGCGGCGGCACCCCCTCCGTGCTCAGCGACGAGGAGCTGGCGCGCGTGGTCGGTCTTTTTGAAAAGACCTGGGGCTGGCCGGCCCGTGAGGAGACGACGCTCGAGGCCGACCCGCTGACCTTCGACGGGGCGCGGCTCGAGACCTTCAGGGCGCTCGGCGTGAGCCGCCTGTCGATCGGCCTGCAATCGACGCAGGACGGCGTGCTAGGGTTCCTGGGCCGGCGCCATAACGGCGAAGAAGGGCTCGCGGCCGTCGAGATGGCCCTGGCGGCGGGCTTCGAGGTCTCCGCCGACCTCATCACCGCCGTCCCTTCGGGGGGCGACGCGAACCCTGGGCAAGACGCGGCAAAGGACCTGCACGCGCTCGCCGCCACCGGCGTGCCTCACGTCAGCGTCTACACGCTGACCATCGAGGAGAACACCCCCTTCCACCGGCGAGGCGTCGCCGTGGATCCGGACAGGGAGGCCGCCGACTACGCGCTGGCGGGCGAGGTTCTGGCAGGCTACGGCCTCAGGCGCTACGAGGTCTCGAGCCACGCTCGCCCCGGCCACGAGTCGCGGCACAACCAGGCCTACTGGCGCATGGACCACTACCTGGCGCTGGGCCCCTCGGCCTCGGCCTTTGTGCCCGGCGCGCCGCCCGAGCGGCGGGTGAACCGCGGCATCAAGGGCTGGCTGGCGGGCGAAGCAGCCGAGCGCATCCCGGTGAGCCCCCAGGCCTTTGCCGAGGACGCGCTCATGGCCGGGCTGCGCACCCGCCGGGGCGTGGACTTAGGCGAGCTGGCAAGGCGCTCGAGCTTTCCCGTCCTGGGGCACTACCGCCCGCTCATCGCGCGCCTGGTAGGGGAGGGGCTGCTCGAGCTCGAGGGCGTCCAGTTGAGGGCGACGGAGACAGGCCTGTGGCAGCTCGACGGTATCGTTCGGGCCTTCTTCGACCATCCCAACCCGCGCCAGCCCGCCTGACGCCGGTTCTCAATTTTTGATTTGCTATGGTCGATTCCCCGCAGGCCGGGCGCTGCTCGCCACCATCTGCGCCAGCAGCCGCGCCAAGACCTCGCCGCTCGCCAGGCTGAGCCCCTCCTCGCCGCGTGCCTCTGCGACCGCGCTGTCGTAGCGCGCGAGCAGGCGGTGCTGGGTCTCCAAAAAGTCGAGCGGGTTCTCTCCCTTCCCGGCCTGCTTGGCCACCAGGTGGTGGATGGCGAGCTGGCGCTGCACCTGCCTGAGCTCCATGACCAGGCCGCCCAGGGCGATCTTCTCCCACTTGCTCTCGGTGGGCACCGCGCGCAGGCTGTCGCGCAGCCAGCCGAGATGAAGCCGGTCGCCGATGAGGTAGTAAGCCCGGCCCGCCTCCTCCAGGCTCACCCCGGCGGCCTGGCCGGCGTCGATCACGTTCATGGCGCTCGGCAGGTACTCGAGCCCGGCCACCGCGGCGGCGAGGTCGGCGCCAAAGCCGGCCTCCTCGAAGCGCCGCTGCGCCGCCGCGACATTGTCGCGCTCGCGCCCCGGCAGCAACGCCACCAGAGCGCCGCGCAGCTCGCGCAAAGGGCCGCGGTAGGCCTCGATCAGCGCGGCCAGCGAGGACATGTCGGCGCCCGTCAGGAGCATCCAGTGGCTGACGTCCTCGACGGTCTTGACCAGTTCGCCGATGGCGTCGTACTGCGCTTCGGCAGCTACCTCGTTGTCGAGCGCGAAGATGGCCGCCAAGAAGGGCTCGACCTCGAGCACCTCCAGGACCACCAGGGCGGCGCGGATGACCTCGACCGGGCTGGCGCCGGTGTCGCGGATCGAGCGGTGGACGAAGGTCTCGCCCAGGAGGTCCACGACCTTGTTGGTGAACTGGGTGGCGACGATCTCGCGGCGCAGCCGGTGCTCTTTGACGGCCTGAGCAAAGCGCTCCCGCACCGCCCCTGGGAAGTAGTCGTAGAGGTAGTGCTGGAAGTAGGGCTCGTCGGGAAAGTCGGTCTCCAAGAGGCGCCTATAGATGCCCATCTTGGTGTAGGCGAGCAAGATGGCCAGCTCGGGCCGGCTGAGGCCGCGGCCGCTCTTGGCCCGCTCCACGACCTCCTTGTGCGAGGGCAGGAACTCGACCTTGGGAGCGAGGCCGCCGCGCTCCTCCAAGTACTGCAGCAGCGACTCGAACAGGAAGACATCGCCGCGGCTGCGCCGCTGCGACAGCGAGAGGCACAGCGACTGGCTGTAGTTGTTGTGCAAGACGAGCCGGCTCACCTCGGCGGTCATGTCCTCCAGGAGGCGGTTGCGCTGCCTCAGGCTCAGATCGCCGCTCCGGACCAGCGGCTCGAGCAGGATCTTGATGTTGACCTCGTGATCGCTCATGTCCACGCCGGCGGAGTTGTCGATGGCGTCGGTGTTGATGCGCCCGCCCGAGAGCGCGTACTCGACGCGGGCGAGCTGAGTGAAGCCCAGGTTGCCGCCCTCACCCACCACCTGGGCGCGCAACTCGGAAGCGTCTATGCGCACCGCGTCGTTGCTGGAGTCGCCCACCTCGCTGTGACGCTCGCTGGCTGACTTGACGTAGGTGCCGATGCCCCCGTTCCAGAGGAGATCCACGGGCATCTTGAGCACCGCCCTGACCAGGTCCTGGCCGCTCAGGCTGTCGCGCTCGACGCCCAGCATCTCCTGCGCTTCCGGGCTCAGGCTAATGCTCTTGGCGTGGCGCGCGAAGACGCCGCCGCCCGTGGAAATCAGGCTCCTGTCGTAGTCCTGCCAGCTCGAGCGCGGCGTCTCGAACAGGCGCTTGCGCTCCCCATAGGCTTTGGCGGCGTCGGGGTCGGGGTCCAAAAAGACGTGCTGGTGGTTGAAAGCCG encodes the following:
- a CDS encoding coproporphyrinogen III oxidase family protein, with translation MPRSLYLHVPFCPIICPYCDFHKMKRGGGLVEAYLGRLEEEARALHAEFPTTLDTIYLGGGTPSVLSDEELARVVGLFEKTWGWPAREETTLEADPLTFDGARLETFRALGVSRLSIGLQSTQDGVLGFLGRRHNGEEGLAAVEMALAAGFEVSADLITAVPSGGDANPGQDAAKDLHALAATGVPHVSVYTLTIEENTPFHRRGVAVDPDREAADYALAGEVLAGYGLRRYEVSSHARPGHESRHNQAYWRMDHYLALGPSASAFVPGAPPERRVNRGIKGWLAGEAAERIPVSPQAFAEDALMAGLRTRRGVDLGELARRSSFPVLGHYRPLIARLVGEGLLELEGVQLRATETGLWQLDGIVRAFFDHPNPRQPA
- a CDS encoding Uma2 family endonuclease yields the protein MTLLTPQRLLTPQQYLAFEDQASERHEYVDGVVYALPGESLEHNEVAGALYTLLRAQARGRGCRVAFEGVKLWIASSNRYYYPDVMVLCDPRDTDPKIFQYPCFIAEVLSPSTEATDRREKLQAYRTIETLQGYLMIDPR